The Caloramator mitchellensis DNA segment ATGTTCATCTCCAATATTTTTTCATACGTAGAATCCTTTGAAACGCCATCATCAATTGGTATATTAGCCCTATCTGCTAAATACCTTATGGCATCTGCATATTCAAGGTTTCTAATTCGCATGACAAACCCTACGACATTACCAGCAGCTCCACAACCAAAACAGTGAAATAACTGTTTGTCAGGTGAAACACTAAGGGATGGGCCCTTATCATTATGAAACGGACAAACTCCCATAAAGCTATTTCCAGTTCTCTTGAGTGAAACATAATCAGATATAATATCGACTATATCACTGCTTTGCATTACTTTTTCAATGGCTTGCTCCGAAATCCTCATATAAAACATCACCTGACATATAAATATTTATTTCTACATTTGAATCAAAAAATCCTTCTTATTAACAAAAAATTAATAAGAATAATTTTTATACATTGACACAAATATATATAATTCGACACTAATTTTAAAAATCCTTCTATTTTTTAGATCTTTTTAAAAATATTTTTGCCATGGAGAGGGTATAAACAATCTATTGAACTCATGAATTGCATATCTGTCAGTCATCCCAGCTATATAATCGATTACTGACTGTTCTAACCCAAATTCTATAACCCTTTGATTATATTCCTTAGGCATTTCTTCAGGTTTTTTCATATAATATTCAAAAAGACTGATTACAAGATTTTGTGCTTTGTCCTCTTCTTTTTTGGCTTCTGAGCCATAATAAACATTTTCAAACATAAACCTTCTTAATTCCCAGGTAGCTTCGCCTACCTCGCCTATTAACTTGATTTCTCCATAATTTATGGCATGCATAATAACTGCCATAATCATCTTATTTAATCTCTCAGAGTTTGTCTTTCCAAGAACTTTAATGCATTCCTTTGGCAAGTCATCATTTTTTAAAATGCCAGCTCGAATTGCATCATCTATATCGTGATTAATATATGCAATCTTATCAGCAAGTTTTACTACCTTTCCTTCATTTGTTGCAGCAGTTAGTTCCCCAGAATGAGACAGTATACCGTCCTTCACTTCATGTGTTAGATTTAAACCTTTACCCTTTTCTAAATATTCGACAACTCTAAGGCTCTGGTAATTATGTTTAAATCCATTAGAAGTTACTTTGTCAAGTGCAAATTCACCTGTATGACCAAATGGTGTATGACCTAAATCATGTCCTAGTGCAATTGCTTCTGTTAAGTCTTCATTTAACCTAATAGCCCTTGAAATAGTTCTTGCTATCTGAGATACTTCCAGTGTATGAGTAAGTCTTGTCCTGTAATGGTCTCCTTCAGGTGCAATAAAAACCTGTGTTTTATGTTTTAATCTTCTAAACGCCTTAGAATGAATTATTCTATCCCTATCCCTTTGAAAGTCAGTTCTAATATCACATTTTTTCTCATCTTTCTCTCTACCCTTAGAATTTTTGCTTATTGTTGCAAGCGGGGATAATATTTTTTCTTCCAACTCTTCGTATCTTTCTCTTAAATTCATAAAATCACCCACAAATAAAATATATTATATATATTCTACACATTTGTCAATAACCCTGCTAAATATTCTTAAATTTCAGCTGTATATTAGATTATAACAAATATTGTTATTTTTTATACTCTATATAAGTGTATTTCAGTTATTTAAGTTGATATTCATACATATAATTGAATAGAAATCGTTTAAGGTGATTAAAATGGAAGGATATGAAATACTCTCAAGAAAAATAATAGGCCACGATGATTTGTTAAATAACATATTAATCCATTATCCTTATAAAATTATTTCAATAGAAAATATAAAGTATAAGGAAACGGATAAGGAAAGAGCCGTATACAAAATATCGACTAACAAAGGTAATAAATGCTTAAAAAAAGTCTATTATGATGAAGCTACATTATTGTTTATATATTCAGTAATCGAATGGTTAAATATTAAAGGAGTTAATGCTCCAAGGCTTTTGTCAACTAAAAATGGTTTAAAGTATGTTAAATACCAGGATGATATTTATATGCTCACTGATTGGATAGACGGACGAAAGTGTGAATACGACGATTTGGAGGATATTAAAAAAATATCAGCAAATCTTGCTAAAATTCATATATCTTCAAAGGGTTTTTTCCCTATTCAAGGTAGTAAATTGCTGATAGGTGAAAAAGACTATATCACAAGCTTGAATAAGCATTTTAAACATCTTTTAGAATTTTCAAATACCGCATTTAGACTAAAGGATAAGTTTTCTAAGTTGTATTTGGAAAACTTTGATTACTATATTAACTGTGCTAAAGAAAGCATTTATATAATATCAAAGATAGACTTTCAAAACTTAGGTGATGAGGTCAGCAGTAGGGCTATTTGCCATTTAGACTATGTGAATAAAAATTTGATTTTCACCTCTGACAACAAATTATATGTTATAGACTTTGATAAAACACGGCTGGATATGCCAATTCATGACATAAGCAGCTTTTTACACAGAATTCTAAAACGCAAAAAAACTCCCTGGAAATTCGAAATATTTAAAGAGGCCGTTGAGTGTTATGAAACGATAAGGCCTTTAAGTTATTATGAGCATTTAGCAATATTTTCATTATTGATGTTCCCTAAAAAGTTTTGGAAAATATCAAAGGATTATTTCAAAAATTATAAATTTGTAAATAAAAATTATTATTTAGAAGAATTACATGATGTGGTCGATTATAAAAAGGAGCATAGAGAGTTTTGTAAATTAGTTAATGATTATATAGAAACAAAATTCAGGGGATAGCATCCCCTGAATTTTTATAGGTTTTTTACTTTCTTGGGTTTTTAACTTGTGCTTGTGCAGCTGCAAGTCTTGCTATTGGCACTCTGAAAGGTGAGCATGATACGTAGTCTAATCCAACGTTGTGGCAGAATTCGATAGATGCTGGGTCTCCACCATGTTCTCCGCATATACCAAGCTTAATGTCTGGTCTTGTTGCTTTTCCAAGTTCAGCAGCCATCTTAACAAGCTTACCAACACCTGTTGCATCAAGCTTAGCAAATGGGTCAGATTCAAATATCTTCTTGTCATAGTAGTCATTTAAGAACTTACCTGCATCGTCTCTTGAGAATCCAAATGTCATTTGTGTTAAGTCGTTAGTTCCGAATGAGAAGAATTCAGCTTCTTTAGCAATTTCATCAGCAGTTAATGCTGCTCTTGGAATTTCAATCATTGTTCCAACTTTATATTCAAGCTTCATTCCTTCTCTTTCGATTATTTCGTTTGCTGTCTTTACGATTACGTCCTTAACATATTTTAATTCCTTAAGTTCTCCAACAAGTGGTATCATTATTTCTGGAACTATATCCCAGCCTTTTCTCTTCTTAACGTCTATAGCTGCTTCAATTATCGCTCTTGTTTGCATTTCTGCTATTTCTGGGTAAGTAACAGCAAGTCTGCATCCTCTGTGACCAAGCATTGGGTTGAATTCCTTTAAGCTTTCAACAGTAGCCTTAAGGTCTTCAAATGTTAATCCCATAGTTTCTGCAAGAGCCTTTATATCTTCATCTTCATGAGGTAAGAATTCATGTAGTGGTGGGTCTAGAAGTCTTATAGTTACAGGTCTTCCTTCCATTGCTTCATAAATTCCAATGAAGTCTTCCCTTTGCATTGGCAATAGCTTATCAAGAGCCTTTCTTCTTTGTTCTTCGTTCTTAGCAACTATCATTTCTCTAACTGCTGGTATTCTGTCTTCTTCGAAGAACATGTGTTCAGTTCTGCAAAGACCTATACCTTCAGCACCAAACTTAACAGCCTGAGCTGAATCCCTTGGTGTATCAGCATTAGTTCTAACCTTAAGAGCTCTTATTTCATCAGCCCACTTCATGAAAGTTTCAAAATATCCAGTTATTTGTGGTTCAACAGTCTTAATCTTTTGAGCATAAACGTTTCCAGTTGAACCGTCGATTGATATATAGTCGCCTTCGTTAATTTTTAAATCTCCAACTGTGAAGAACTTAGCTTCTTCGTTTATCTTAATATCGCCACAACCAGCTACGCAGCACTTACCCATACCTCTTGCAACAACGGCTGCGTGTGAAGTCATACCACCTCTTGCAGTTAGTATACCTTCAGCTGCTATCATACCTTCGATATCTTCTGGTGAAGTTTCAATTCTTACAAGAACAACCTTTTCACCTCTTGCTGCAGCTTCCTTAGCTTCTTCAGCTGTGAAGTATACCTTACCACAAGCAGCACCAGGTGATGCTGGAAGTCCCTTTGTAACTGCTTTTGCAGCCTTTAATTCTGCAGCATCAAAATTTGGATGTAGAAGTTGGTCTAACTGCTTAGCGTCAACCTTTAGCATTGCTTCTTCTTTTGTTATTCTTCCTTCTTCAACAAGGTCAACAGCAATCTTTAATGCCGCTGGAGCTGTTCTCTTTCCATTTCTAGTTTGTAGGAAGTATAGCTTTCCTTGTTCTATTGTAAATTCCATATCTTGCATATCTTTGTAGTGGTCTTCAAGAAGATGTGCAATTCTTACGAATTCTTCGTAACAATCAGGCATAACTTCTTTTAATTGGTCAATGCTTTGTGGAGTTCTTATACCTGCAACAACGTCTTCACCTTGTGCATTCATTAAGAATTCTCCGAATATCTTGTTTTCACCAGTTGCAGGGTTTCTTGTAAATGCAACACCTGTTCCTGAAGTTTCTCCCATGTTACCAAATACCATTGTTTGAACGTTTACAGCTGTTCCCCAATCGCTTGGAATGTCGTTTAATCTTCTATAAACGATAGCTCTTGGGTTGTTCCATGACCTGAATACAGCTTTAACTGATTCTAACAATTGCATCTTTGGATCTTGTGGGAAAGCTTCTCCCTTTTCCTTTATGTATAATTCCTTAAATCTTCTAACAACTTCCTTAAGATTTTCAGCAGTTAAATCTGTATCAAGAACTGCTCCATTTTCTTCCTTAACTTGGTCTAGTATGTGTTCGAATTTATTCTTTTCTATTTGCATAACAACGTCGCTGAACATTGTTATAAATCTTCTGTAGCTGTCATAAGCAAATCTTTCATTATTTGTAAGTTTTGCCATGCCTTCTACAGTTTCATCATTTAAGCCAAGATTAAGAATTGTATCCATCATACCAGGCATCGATGCTCTTGCACCTGAACGAACTGATACAAGTAATGGGTTTGATGGGTCACCAAATTTCTTACCTGTTATTCCTTCAAGTTTGTGTAGAGTTTCAAAAATTTCTTCGACTATTTCGTCTGCAATTCTTTGACCATCTTCATAGTATCTTGTGCAGGCTTCAGTTGTTACTGTGAATCCTGGTGGCACTGGTAATCCTATGTTTGTCATTTCTGCAAGGTTAGCACCTTTTCCACCTAAAAGGTTTTTCATACTAGCGTTACCTTCGTTGAAAAGGTAAACATACTTTCTCTTTTCCATTGCTTCTACCTCCCAATCTATATTTTGTCACCATAGGGACAATATTTGTCCCAGATGTGTATAATAAACAATCCAAACCTATATCAATCCCTAGCAAGCTCTAAAAAGAGCTTTGTGATTGTTGTTTTGGAAACCTTACCAGTTATCTTACAATACTCCTTGCCATCTTCTGTTCTTACTTTTTCAACAACCGGTATACTGTCTATTTCGTGTTCAATAATTCTTTTTGCTGCTTCAAACGCACTATCTTCATCACTTATGGTGATGATGTTAGGCATTCTCGTCATTATAATACCAATAGGGACCTTATGTATATCTGTATTTCCAAGGGTAATTTTCAAGAAATCCTTTCTTGACACAGCACCAGTTAAGTAACCCTTATTTTCAACAAATAATGTCCCTGTATCATTAATAAAAAGTTGAATTATTGAATCATAAATAGACATATCCTCTGGAACAACTGTAGGTTTGGATTTTATTTCAGCAACTTTTATTTCTTTAATCGGTTTATGTTTAAAAGCAGTTTCACCCTTTGAAGAATAAACATAGCCAACCTTAGGACGCGCTTCAAGTATGCCTGTCATTGTTAAAATAGCAAGATCAGGCCTTAATGCTGCCCTTGTTAAGTTTAGTTTATCAGCGATTTGCTCGCTTGTAATTGGCTGATTAACTTTTACAATCTCTATTATTTCTTCCTGGCGTTTTGTGAGTTTAATAAAAATCACCTCTGTACAAAGTATTATTATATTTATTATATATTGACAGAGGATTCAATACAATATTAATTCATAAATATTTTATTACATAAACTAAATATTTTCAATATTTAACAAAAATTTTTGATAAAAATGAATAAGCAAAATGCTTATTCATTTTTATCAAATTCATTCTTAACATCATTTACAGTTTCATTTATATCATCTTTCATTTCCTCAGCCTTTTCCATCACCGTCTCCTTAATATCGTTAACCTTTTCTTTTATTATGTCTTCAACAATCTCAACTCTTCCGTCAGGCCTTTCTATCTCTATTTTAACCTTTGTTACAACTGCTGCAACTGCGCCAATTGCAAGCAGTGCTGGACTAAATAAAGTTAATGCACCTGCAGCTATCCCAGCTGTTACCGGAATGTCTACTAGAATCTTATCATCCTTTTTAACTTTAATTCTGTTTACATTCCCCTTTCTGATAATGTCTCTTATTGTTTCGACTAAATCATTGCTAAAATCGGTAATCTGCTCCCCAAACTTCTTTTGATTTTGCTCGATGTAAATTAATGCATCGATAACATTTCCGTTGTTCTTTTCAAGTATTTCTTTTGCTTCTGCATAACCTATTCCTGTTCTTTGTCTTATTATGTCAATTTTTTCAAGAGTTATTTCTTCCATACAATCAACTCCTTTTTATTTCTTTTATTAAATTTAAAGATTTAAATTCTCTTTCTGTATAATATGATATGTATTTTTCCATTATTTCATCCAATCGTTTTAAGTTTAATTTATTATAATTAATATTCCTCAAATCTTCAAGTTTTATGTTTCTAAGTGTCCTTAACAAATCCAATTCTGAATTATTTAATTCATAAACCATTCCCTTATTGACAAAACATTTATCACAAACCATTCCTCCATCAGTTATGCTAAAAAAGTGCAACTCTTCATTTGACTTACACTTAACGCAATTTAATACAGATGGTTGATATCCTGACAGTGAAACAATCTTATACTCAAACGTGGTTTTCAATAATTCTAAATCGACATCGCTATCAGATAACAAATATAGTGATTTTAATAGCAGCCCAAGCATATATACATTTTTTGCTTCTTTCTCATTTAATACGTCGATCATTTCTAATATGTAACTTCCAAGCGATAATTTTTCAAGGTCCATTATTATCCTCTGGAATGATTCTATTATCTGGCTTTGGCTTAAAGTATACAAATTTTTGCCCTTATATATTGAGAACTTGCAGTAACAAAATGGCAGAGTGGATGACGCTATTTGGCTTTTAGGCTTTCTTGCGCCATGTGCAACTACATCAATCTTTCCAAGTTTGTCAGTAAAAATGGTGATGATTTTGTCACTTTCACCAAGGTTTATGCTCTTTAATACTACTCCCTGGACGTTACCTAATGACAAAACCATCACCTCCTAATTATTGATAGCCTAAAGTCTTTAATACAGAAGGGCTGTCTCTCCAATCTTTTTTTACTTTTACCCAAAGCTCTAAGAATATTCTGCTTCCCAGTAGCCTTTCAATTTCAAATCTTGCACTTGAGCCTATCTTTTTTAACATTTCACCCTTCTTGCCAATTATAATCGCTTTATGAGTGTCCTTTTCGCAGAAAATAGTTGCATTAATATTTATTAAATTCTTGCCCTCCTCAGCCTTCATAGTAACAACCTCTACCGCAGTTCCGTGCGGAACTTCTTCCTTTAAATTTTGCAGCAATTTTTCTCTGATTATTTCAGCTACTATGAATTTTTCAGGCTGGTCTGTTAACATGTCTTCAGGAAAATATTGAGGTCCCTCAGGCAGATTAGAAATAATAACATCAAGCAGTCTGTTTGTATTATCGCCCTTTAGCGCAGATATAGGAACAATTTCTTTAAAATTAAATACTTTGGAGTAATTTTCAATTGTTTTAGCAAGTATTTCCTTGCTAACCGTGTCAACCTTGTTAATCACTAATATAATCGGCGTTTTAACATTTTCAAGCTGTTTTATTATATGCAAATCACCTTCGTTAACCTTTTCTGATGGATTAATTAAGAATAAAACGGCATCTACTTCGTTTAGTGTCTCTTTTGCAATTTTAACCATATATTCTCCTAGTCTTGTCTTCGGTTTATGTATACCTGGAGTATCTAAAAATACCACTTGATAAGTGTCTCTAGTCAAAATTGCCTGTATCTTATTTCTTGTTGTTTGCGGTTTATTTGAAATAATTGATATTTTTTCACCTAAAAAATGATTCAACAAAGTAGATTTACCTACATTAGGTCTACCAATTATGGTTACAAAACCTGATTTGAAATTACTCATTCACATTTCTCCCTTCTAAATCCTCCTGCGTAAATGCGAATGGCAATAGTTCATAAAGTTTATATATCTTATATTCGCTGTTCTTATTTGCAACAATAATTTCCATATTAAGACCAAATTCAGAAAGAACCTGCCTGCATATTCCGCAGGGAAAAGTTAAACTATCGCTATCGCTTGTTATTGCAATCATCTTAAAGTCCTTATACCCTTCTGATATCGCTTTAAATAATGCTGTTCTTTCAGCACAATTTGTCCCTCCAAAGGATGCATTCTCAATATTACAGCCAGTAAAAACTTTATTATCAGAGGTCAATAATGCAGCACCTACTCTAAAATTAGAATAAGGAACGTATGCGTTTTCTTTTGCCTTTTGTGCTATTTCAACTAATTCTTTGTAGTCCATCTATATTCCCCCTAAAGTTTATTACATCAATATTTTATGCATTTTTCGGTAATCTTAATTATACCATTTAATAAACTATTGTAAAGAAAGATTTTAATGATTAAACTGTTGAAATATCAAAAAGCAAAACATTTATGCAATAATATGTTTTAGAGCCCCATGATCACAAATCATTCATGGGGCCCAATGACCTAATAATTATAAAAGCTTAAAAATGATAATTGCAATTAATATACCTAAAATAGCACCAACCGTAACTTCGTATAGAGAGTGAATCTTGCCTTCTACTCTGCTCTGTGCAACTACGAATGCAAGGAAGAAAGAAAGTGTAATTATCAGTGTATCCTGTGTTAATAGTGATATTGCTGTTGCAGTCCCAAACGCAACGGCACTATGTCCGCTTGGCATACCACCTCTAAGTGGTGTTCCTTGTCCATAAAACGCTTTTATAATTACTGTTGCTATTACTACAAGTAAGAGACATATAAAGACAACCGTTGGGTCGCTTTGTTTTATCTTAAATATTACAGTATTGGATAATACCTTCAATTTGTCATAGAATATTAAATAGCCAACTAATATTGAGTTTAATGCAGCTATCAATACTGCACCTGCTGCTACATTTTTTGCTATTTTAGCAAGGGGATGATAATAATTAGCGTTTAAATCAATCGTAACTTCTATAGCAGTATTAACCATTTCCAATATAATTACAAGCGCTACGGTTAAAAACAAAAGCAAAATTTCAATCTTGCTAAGATCGAAAAATAGGCTTCCAAAAAGAACAGCTGTTGCAATCAAAAGATGAATTCTCATATTTCTCTGTGTCTTAATTGCATAAACTATGCCCTCAATTGCATGATTGAAGCTCTCAGTAATCTTTCTTACTTTCATTTTATTCACCTATCTTACAAGTCCTAAATTGTTTAAGATGTCTTCTTCCTTTTCCCTCATTACTTTTCTTTCTCCTTCATCCTCGTGGTCATATCCTAAAAGGTGCAAAGTGCTGTGGACTGTTAAAAAAGCTATTTCTCTTTCAAATGTATGCCCATATTCTATTGACTGTTCCATTGCCTTTTCTAATGATAATATCATGTCTCCAAGTAGAACACATCCGCTTTCGGGATTTTTATCATCTTCAAATACTTCATATTTGTTTCTCAATTTAAAATCAATCATAGGAAAAGAAAGGACATCTGTTTCCCTGTTTATATTTCTGAATTCGTTGTTTATCTCTTTTATTTCATTATTGTCCACTATATAAACATTTATTTCAAACTCATGATTAAAACCTTCGCTTTTAAGTGTTTGAGAAATTGAATTGATTATTAAATTCTTTAAAGATTCATCAAAATGCATTTTATCCTGGTTATTCTCAAAGTATATCATTTAATTCACCTTCTGTTCAGCTATTTCTGGATATTCTATTCTACTGTGAAAAATCCCTTGTAATACGTTTATAAAACTCTTCTTAATGATTAATATTTCTCTCAAAGTTAAATTGCATTCATCAAACTGCCCTTCATCCATCTTTTCCTTAGTTAGTTTGTTTACCATATTTTCAATATCCGCTACCGTTATATTGCCAAGGGATCTTAAAGCTGCTTCTACACAATCAGCAAGCATAACAATAGCTGCTTCTTTGCTTCTCGGTTTAGGTCCGGGATATCTGAAATTTGATTCATCAACCTCTTCAAGTGAATTGTTTTTCTCCATCACATAAAAATATTTAATCAATGTCGTCCCATGATGTTCCTGTATTATCTGTTTTATAACCTCCGGCAGTTTATAGTGATTTGCAAGTTCTATTCCGTCCTTAACATGAGCTGATATTATCATTGCACTAAGCTTTGGAGTTAAATTATCGTGAGGATTATCGTTAGTAATTTGATTTTCCTTAAAAAAGTAAGGCCTTTTTATTTTTCCAATATCATGATAATATGCCCCAACTCTGGCAAGTAATGAATTGGCTCCTATTGCCTCTGCTGCTGCCTCTGCAAGATTACCAACAAGTATACTATGGTGGTAAGTTCCAGGTGCCTCAAATAAAATCTTTTTTAGAAGAGGTAAATTAGGATTAGAAAGCTCCATCAATTTAATTGGAGTCACTATGTCAAAAATTTGCTCAAATATAGGCATTATACCTATAGATAAAATGGATGAAATTAACCCTCCAGCAATTCCATAGGACATGTTAATTATTATCTGTGTTATTTCAATTCCATTAAGTAATCCAATAGATAATATGATTAATGAATCAAAAATGCCTATTAAAAAACCGCTTAGCATTATGTTGCTTCTATCGTGAGCTTTATAAATATAAATCGTTCCTATCAATCCTCCGAATAAATATACTACAAATGTTTCAAGATTAAAATTAGTCAATACAGCAGTTATCATTGAGGATATAATAAAAACATACATTGCTAAATTCTGCTCAAAAATTAGTGTAAGCAAAATTGGCATAAGTGCAATCGGTATTAAATATGGCGAAATTGCATAAGTCGCAATAACAAACAGCGCGTTTAATGTTAACGTTAGAAATATCATCGTGAATTTATTTATACTTTCATAAGCTTCTTTCTTAAATTTAGTTAAATACAATAAAATAAGTATTTCAACAATTGCCACTAAGGCCAAAACGCTTATATAAATATTTATGTCCGATATAGAGTTGCTCTTTAGAACTCCTGCTTTATTTAACAAATACATCTGGTAAGAATTAATAGTATCTCCCTTTGAAACGATAATCTGATTTTTCCTTATAACTACAGGTTCCACCTGCTTTTTGACTAAATCCTGTAATTCATTAGTCTTTTTAACGTCAAAAAACATGTTAGGTTTAATTGAACTTGCACCAATTGTATAAATGATCTCTTTTATATTATTTTCAAAAGCAGTCTTATCCAGCGACGATTTGAATTCCAATCTAATATTTTCGAGAGTAGCTTCATCGTTCTGCATTATGTCTTTTTTTGATATATCACTAATTGAATTAATTATATAATTTGAAATCGATTTAATTTTTTCGCTATCAAGCTTTATTAGGACTGTTAAGTTTGACTCAGTCAAATTATAGAATTTAGTTTCCTTTAATTTATTTATTTTTTCAAGTTCAGAAAGACTGCTTGTATTGATATCTAAAACCAATGAAAAAAACTGATTTATTTTATTTATAGCCTCATTTTGCAAATCATTATCCTTAGTATATTGCAGTGGGACTCCTGAAACAGCCATCTGCGATTTTTCCTGTGTTGCTATCTCATCCACAAATTCCCTAGGAGATTTTATATCTACCGGTGATTGCTGCCCCTCCTGCAAATCATATTTCTGTGGAATTACGCTTTTAAAACTTATTAAGGACAATAATACAAATGTTAAGAACAATACTAAAAATCTCTGGAATTTATCATTTTTTAATATCTTTGGTGCAGTTATCTTAAACATTTAATCACCTTTTTCCATTATCAAATTTATCATACGCCTTAATTATTTCAGTAACAAGTTTATGCCTTACGACATCTCTATGTGTAAAATAAATAAACTCAATTCCTTCTATATTTTTTAAAATGTTTGTTACCTGCTTCAGACCTGATGTTTTTTCAGGGCCTAAATCAATCTGAGTTAAATCTCCTGTTACTACTATCCTTGAGCCGTATCCAAATCTTGTTAAAAACATTTTCATCTGCTCTGGGGTAGTGTTTTGGGCTTCGTCTAAAATTATAAAACAATCGTCCAAAGTTCTTCCTCTCATATATGCCAATGGGGCTACTTCAATTATTCCTGCTTCCATATATTTTTGGAATGTTTCAGCGCCCAATATATCGTATAACGCATCAAACAATGGTCTTAAGTATGGATTTACCTTTTCCTGTAAATCCCCTGGCAAAAATCCAAGCCTTTCACCAGCCTCAACCGCCGGCCTTGTCAATATTATTCTGCTAACCTTTTTATCCTTTAGAAACTTGACTGCCATTGCAATTGCCAAATATGTTTTACCGGTTCCGGCAGGTCCTATTCCAAATACAA contains these protein-coding regions:
- a CDS encoding diacylglycerol kinase, with the protein product MKVRKITESFNHAIEGIVYAIKTQRNMRIHLLIATAVLFGSLFFDLSKIEILLLFLTVALVIILEMVNTAIEVTIDLNANYYHPLAKIAKNVAAGAVLIAALNSILVGYLIFYDKLKVLSNTVIFKIKQSDPTVVFICLLLVVIATVIIKAFYGQGTPLRGGMPSGHSAVAFGTATAISLLTQDTLIITLSFFLAFVVAQSRVEGKIHSLYEVTVGAILGILIAIIIFKLL
- the ybeY gene encoding rRNA maturation RNase YbeY encodes the protein MIYFENNQDKMHFDESLKNLIINSISQTLKSEGFNHEFEINVYIVDNNEIKEINNEFRNINRETDVLSFPMIDFKLRNKYEVFEDDKNPESGCVLLGDMILSLEKAMEQSIEYGHTFEREIAFLTVHSTLHLLGYDHEDEGERKVMREKEEDILNNLGLVR
- a CDS encoding HD family phosphohydrolase; translated protein: MFKITAPKILKNDKFQRFLVLFLTFVLLSLISFKSVIPQKYDLQEGQQSPVDIKSPREFVDEIATQEKSQMAVSGVPLQYTKDNDLQNEAINKINQFFSLVLDINTSSLSELEKINKLKETKFYNLTESNLTVLIKLDSEKIKSISNYIINSISDISKKDIMQNDEATLENIRLEFKSSLDKTAFENNIKEIIYTIGASSIKPNMFFDVKKTNELQDLVKKQVEPVVIRKNQIIVSKGDTINSYQMYLLNKAGVLKSNSISDINIYISVLALVAIVEILILLYLTKFKKEAYESINKFTMIFLTLTLNALFVIATYAISPYLIPIALMPILLTLIFEQNLAMYVFIISSMITAVLTNFNLETFVVYLFGGLIGTIYIYKAHDRSNIMLSGFLIGIFDSLIILSIGLLNGIEITQIIINMSYGIAGGLISSILSIGIMPIFEQIFDIVTPIKLMELSNPNLPLLKKILFEAPGTYHHSILVGNLAEAAAEAIGANSLLARVGAYYHDIGKIKRPYFFKENQITNDNPHDNLTPKLSAMIISAHVKDGIELANHYKLPEVIKQIIQEHHGTTLIKYFYVMEKNNSLEEVDESNFRYPGPKPRSKEAAIVMLADCVEAALRSLGNITVADIENMVNKLTKEKMDEGQFDECNLTLREILIIKKSFINVLQGIFHSRIEYPEIAEQKVN
- a CDS encoding PhoH family protein encodes the protein MEQIMNLFGKFDENIKIIEQTFDVSIVNRGTEVKITGPGKVELATKTVLKLLEVAKKGETITLHTVNYIIGLVMEDAPADLEKILEDVIVVTARGKYVKCKTFGQREYIEAIKKNDIVFGIGPAGTGKTYLAIAMAVKFLKDKKVSRIILTRPAVEAGERLGFLPGDLQEKVNPYLRPLFDALYDILGAETFQKYMEAGIIEVAPLAYMRGRTLDDCFIILDEAQNTTPEQMKMFLTRFGYGSRIVVTGDLTQIDLGPEKTSGLKQVTNILKNIEGIEFIYFTHRDVVRHKLVTEIIKAYDKFDNGKR